Proteins from a genomic interval of Kitasatospora kifunensis:
- a CDS encoding lectin, translating into MTVRQMITVVLAAVLAGASGTPAVAAASTPTVKHRPTAKQRPAPKHRTQVDDPAQYVNPFVGTEQGAVDYGNGGGAGNTFPGASAPMGMVQWSPDTVTYQHGGYLYSDQRIRGFSLTHISGAGCGDYGNIPFLPILGDTPVGHETFSHDHESAAPGSYAVTFDNGLRTELATTQRSGIARFSYPAGQTASLTVDAGRAFNKASGSVTIGTDSISGYTDGGGFCGSNNRYRIYFTAVFDHPFIRSGIVRGGRLDTTRRTASGESAGIAPQPPRTAAAQAKAAGHRGPGQVLHPDAPDTGSGAQALVSFDTRDSRTVTARVGISFTSAEGARANLDAEQSGRPDLDQVKDATRGRWNELLGRIAVAGGTGKQTRTFYTALYHSFLHPSVLSDVDGHYPGFDGKVHRTDSGKVQYADFSGWDVYRSEMQLVALLAPKEASDIAQSLLNQGTQAGYFDRWTVANGGTGVMVGDPVPMIAATIHAFGATDFDAAGLLRQALAGRQDDRERPGHAVYDSQGYLSVGTAGEWGTVSSTLEYTSADFALAQLAGSLGDTADHDALLRRSAGWRNLFNINSDYLQPRDADHGWPDFKPTQQDEYVEGDAAQYTWMVPFNHRGLFDAMGGNQAVVPRLDSFLEQLNAGPGAPHAYLGNEPSLNTPWTYDYAGRPDRTADVVRRVVTTLFGDTPDGEVGNDDLGEMSSWAVWGSIGLYPQVPGRAELVLASPLFPQITITRGTGASIDISAPGASAEVRYVHGLRVNGAASTRPWVGPALITDGGTMEYELAATPDPSWGTDPGDAPPSFDVGPAQPVTGVLTGLVGKCLDVDGGKADDGTAIQLWGCNGGNGQRWTLASDGTVRALGRCLDAKDSGTADGTAIQLWDCNGTGAQQWWARPDGSLYSPPAGRCLDVPHSRTDDGTRLQLWDCNGTAAQHWTMSH; encoded by the coding sequence ATGACTGTTCGTCAGATGATCACTGTGGTGCTGGCCGCTGTGCTGGCCGGCGCGAGTGGCACCCCGGCGGTGGCCGCGGCCAGCACGCCCACCGTAAAGCACCGGCCCACCGCCAAGCAGCGGCCCGCCCCCAAACACCGGACGCAGGTCGACGACCCGGCCCAGTACGTCAACCCGTTCGTCGGCACGGAGCAGGGCGCCGTCGACTACGGCAACGGCGGTGGCGCGGGCAACACCTTCCCCGGCGCGAGCGCCCCGATGGGGATGGTCCAGTGGAGCCCGGACACCGTCACCTACCAGCACGGCGGCTACCTCTACAGCGACCAGCGGATCCGCGGCTTCAGCCTGACCCACATCTCCGGCGCGGGCTGCGGCGACTACGGCAACATCCCGTTCCTGCCGATCCTCGGTGACACCCCGGTGGGCCACGAGACCTTCTCGCACGACCACGAGTCGGCGGCGCCGGGCAGCTACGCGGTCACCTTCGACAACGGGCTGCGCACCGAGCTGGCCACCACCCAGCGCTCGGGCATCGCCCGGTTCAGCTACCCGGCGGGCCAGACCGCCTCGCTCACCGTGGACGCCGGCCGGGCCTTCAACAAGGCCAGCGGCTCGGTGACCATCGGCACCGACAGCATCTCCGGTTACACCGACGGCGGCGGTTTCTGCGGGTCGAACAACCGCTACCGGATCTACTTCACCGCCGTCTTCGACCACCCGTTCATCCGGTCCGGCATCGTGCGCGGCGGCCGGCTGGACACCACCCGCCGCACCGCCAGCGGCGAGAGCGCGGGCATCGCCCCGCAGCCGCCGCGCACCGCCGCGGCCCAGGCCAAGGCGGCCGGCCACCGCGGCCCCGGTCAGGTGCTGCACCCCGACGCGCCGGACACCGGCTCCGGTGCGCAGGCGCTGGTCTCCTTCGACACCCGGGACAGCCGCACCGTCACCGCCCGGGTCGGCATCTCCTTCACCAGCGCCGAGGGCGCCCGCGCCAACCTGGACGCCGAGCAGTCGGGCCGCCCCGACCTCGATCAGGTCAAGGACGCCACCCGGGGCCGCTGGAACGAGCTGCTGGGCCGGATCGCGGTGGCCGGCGGGACCGGCAAGCAGACGCGCACCTTCTACACCGCGCTCTACCACTCGTTCCTGCACCCGAGCGTGCTCAGCGACGTGGACGGCCACTACCCCGGCTTCGACGGCAAGGTGCACCGCACCGACTCCGGGAAAGTCCAATATGCCGACTTCTCGGGCTGGGACGTCTACCGCTCCGAGATGCAGCTGGTCGCCCTGCTGGCCCCCAAGGAGGCCTCCGACATCGCGCAGTCGCTGCTCAACCAGGGCACCCAGGCCGGCTACTTCGACCGCTGGACGGTGGCCAACGGCGGCACCGGGGTGATGGTGGGCGATCCCGTGCCCATGATCGCCGCCACCATCCACGCCTTCGGCGCCACCGACTTCGACGCCGCGGGGCTGCTCCGGCAAGCGCTCGCCGGCCGTCAGGACGACCGCGAACGCCCGGGCCACGCGGTCTACGACAGCCAGGGCTACCTGTCGGTGGGCACCGCGGGCGAGTGGGGCACGGTCTCCAGCACCCTGGAATACACCAGCGCCGACTTCGCGCTCGCGCAGCTCGCGGGGAGCCTGGGCGACACCGCCGACCACGATGCGCTGCTGCGCCGCTCGGCCGGCTGGCGCAACCTGTTCAACATCAACAGCGACTACCTCCAGCCGCGCGACGCCGACCACGGCTGGCCGGACTTCAAGCCCACCCAGCAGGACGAGTACGTCGAGGGCGACGCCGCCCAGTACACCTGGATGGTCCCGTTCAACCACCGCGGCCTGTTCGACGCGATGGGCGGCAACCAGGCGGTGGTCCCGCGGCTGGACAGCTTCCTCGAGCAGCTGAACGCCGGCCCGGGCGCGCCGCACGCCTACCTGGGCAACGAGCCCTCGCTCAACACCCCCTGGACCTACGACTACGCGGGCCGCCCCGACCGCACCGCCGACGTGGTGCGCCGCGTGGTGACCACGCTGTTCGGCGACACGCCCGACGGCGAGGTGGGCAACGACGACCTGGGCGAGATGTCCTCCTGGGCGGTCTGGGGCTCGATCGGGCTCTACCCGCAGGTCCCGGGCCGGGCCGAACTGGTGCTGGCCAGCCCGCTCTTCCCGCAGATCACCATCACCCGCGGCACCGGTGCCTCGATCGACATCAGCGCGCCCGGCGCCTCCGCCGAGGTCCGCTACGTGCACGGGCTGCGGGTCAACGGCGCGGCCTCCACCCGCCCGTGGGTCGGCCCCGCGCTGATCACGGACGGCGGCACCATGGAGTACGAGCTGGCCGCCACCCCCGACCCGAGCTGGGGCACCGACCCGGGCGACGCGCCGCCCTCCTTCGACGTCGGCCCGGCGCAGCCGGTGACCGGCGTGCTGACCGGCCTGGTCGGCAAGTGCCTGGACGTCGACGGCGGCAAGGCCGACGACGGCACGGCCATCCAGCTCTGGGGCTGCAACGGTGGGAACGGCCAGCGCTGGACGCTGGCGAGCGACGGCACGGTGCGCGCGCTCGGCCGCTGTCTGGACGCGAAGGACAGTGGAACCGCCGACGGCACGGCCATCCAGCTCTGGGACTGCAACGGCACCGGCGCGCAGCAGTGGTGGGCACGCCCGGACGGTTCGCTCTACAGCCCGCCGGCCGGCCGCTGCCTGGACGTCCCGCACAGCCGCACCGATGACGGCACCAGGCTGCAGCTCTGGGACTGCAACGGGACGGCCGCGCAGCACTGGACGATGTCGCACTGA
- a CDS encoding HhH-GPD-type base excision DNA repair protein, with amino-acid sequence MAVSLHLAQQQDADALLSRSPLAALIGMLLDQQVPLEWAFTGPLTISQRLGTEELDAHQIAGYDPDAFAALLSAKPAVHRYPGSMAKRVQQLCQYLVEHYDGEAAALWQDAADGSDLLARLSALPGFGTQKSQIFLALLGKQFGVRPTGWREAAGPYGEDGCYRSVADITDPDSLSQVRAYKQQLKQAAKAEKTEKTRKAAKPAK; translated from the coding sequence ATGGCCGTCTCCCTCCACCTCGCCCAACAGCAAGACGCCGACGCGCTGCTCAGCCGCAGCCCGCTGGCTGCCCTGATCGGCATGTTGCTGGATCAACAAGTTCCCCTCGAATGGGCGTTCACCGGTCCACTGACGATCAGTCAGCGCCTGGGCACCGAGGAGCTGGACGCCCACCAGATCGCCGGCTACGACCCGGACGCCTTCGCCGCGCTGCTCTCCGCCAAGCCCGCCGTGCACCGCTACCCCGGCTCGATGGCCAAGCGGGTGCAGCAGCTCTGCCAGTACCTGGTGGAGCACTACGACGGCGAGGCCGCCGCCCTCTGGCAGGACGCGGCCGACGGGTCCGACCTGTTGGCACGGCTGAGCGCGCTGCCGGGCTTCGGGACCCAGAAGTCGCAGATCTTCCTGGCCCTGCTGGGCAAGCAGTTCGGCGTGCGCCCCACGGGCTGGCGCGAGGCGGCCGGCCCCTACGGGGAGGACGGTTGCTACCGCTCGGTGGCGGACATCACCGACCCCGACTCGCTCAGCCAGGTCCGCGCCTACAAGCAGCAGCTGAAGCAGGCGGCCAAGGCCGAGAAGACCGAGAAGACCAGGAAGGCCGCCAAGCCGGCGAAGTGA
- a CDS encoding amino acid permease, translating into MSTDIPKRSKSGSPVPDPRAADAATPVDLGGHGGGGHLQAGLKNRHLSMIAIGGVIGAGLFVGSGAGIAATGPGILLSYLLAGVLVVMVMRMLGEMAAADPQSGSFSAYADRALGRWAGFTIGWLYWFFWVVVLGVEATAGAKILNGWLPSVPQWAFALLVMAVLTSTNLFSVASYGEFEFWFAGIKVVAIAAFIVIGLLAVFGVLPGTHAVGTTNLFGHGGFLPHGVGAVFSGMLTVVFAFMGSEIVTLAAGESSDPERAVSKATNSVIWRIGIFYLGSIAIVVTLLPWNSASVKGSPYVAVLEHVGIPGAGQVMNVIVLTAVLSCLNSGLYTASRMAFSLGQRGDAPASFAKVTSRGVPRTAILASVVFGFVAVFFNYTSPNTVFQFLLNSSGAVALFVWLVICVSQLRMRRIIERESPERLTVRMWLFPYLTWATIGLIAFVVIYMFTDHDGRNQMILSLVAAAIVLVAAKVVDARRKAAAAAAAAAAVS; encoded by the coding sequence ATGAGCACGGACATCCCCAAGCGCTCGAAGTCCGGATCGCCCGTCCCCGACCCCAGGGCGGCCGACGCCGCCACGCCGGTCGACCTCGGCGGACACGGCGGCGGTGGGCACCTGCAGGCCGGCCTGAAGAACCGGCACCTGTCGATGATCGCGATCGGCGGTGTGATCGGCGCGGGCCTGTTCGTCGGCTCCGGCGCCGGCATCGCGGCGACCGGCCCGGGCATCCTGCTCTCCTACCTGCTGGCCGGTGTGCTGGTGGTGATGGTGATGCGGATGCTCGGCGAGATGGCCGCCGCCGACCCGCAGAGCGGTTCGTTCTCCGCCTACGCGGACCGGGCGCTCGGCCGTTGGGCGGGCTTCACGATCGGGTGGCTGTACTGGTTCTTCTGGGTGGTGGTGCTGGGCGTCGAGGCCACCGCCGGTGCGAAGATCCTCAACGGCTGGCTGCCGAGCGTGCCGCAGTGGGCGTTCGCGCTTCTGGTGATGGCCGTGCTGACCTCGACCAACCTCTTCTCGGTCGCCTCCTACGGCGAGTTCGAATTCTGGTTCGCCGGGATCAAGGTGGTCGCGATCGCCGCGTTCATCGTGATCGGCCTGCTCGCGGTGTTCGGCGTGCTGCCGGGTACCCACGCGGTGGGCACCACCAATCTGTTCGGGCACGGCGGATTTCTGCCGCACGGTGTCGGGGCGGTCTTCAGCGGCATGCTGACCGTGGTCTTCGCCTTCATGGGCAGCGAGATCGTCACCCTGGCGGCGGGCGAGTCGAGCGACCCGGAGCGGGCGGTCAGCAAGGCGACCAACAGCGTGATCTGGCGGATCGGGATCTTCTACCTCGGCTCGATCGCGATCGTGGTGACCCTGCTGCCGTGGAACTCGGCCTCGGTCAAGGGCAGCCCGTACGTGGCGGTGCTGGAGCACGTCGGGATCCCCGGGGCGGGCCAGGTGATGAACGTCATCGTGCTGACCGCCGTGCTGTCCTGCCTCAACTCCGGGCTCTACACGGCCTCCCGGATGGCCTTCTCGCTCGGCCAGCGCGGTGACGCGCCGGCTTCCTTCGCCAAGGTGACCAGCCGGGGCGTGCCGCGCACCGCGATCCTGGCCTCGGTGGTCTTCGGCTTCGTCGCGGTCTTCTTCAACTACACCTCGCCGAACACCGTCTTCCAGTTCCTGCTGAACTCCTCCGGTGCGGTGGCGCTCTTCGTCTGGCTGGTGATCTGCGTCTCGCAGCTGCGGATGCGCCGGATCATCGAGCGTGAGTCGCCCGAGCGGCTGACCGTGCGGATGTGGCTCTTCCCGTACCTGACCTGGGCCACCATCGGGTTGATCGCCTTCGTGGTGATCTACATGTTCACCGACCACGACGGGCGCAACCAGATGATCCTCTCGCTGGTGGCCGCCGCGATCGTGCTGGTGGCCGCCAAGGTGGTGGACGCCCGCCGCAAGGCGGCAGCGGCAGCGGCAGCAGCCGCCGCCGTGAGCTGA
- a CDS encoding MFS transporter: protein MTEQTRQTERPPKPAALADRDDDSPAARRRLYLGAFGLLLGMFLAMLDGLIVGTALPTIVGQLGGLQQLSWVVTAYLLSSAASTPIWGKLGDLYGRKGTFMASIGLFLLGSALAGLSTDMTQLIAFRTLQGLGAGGLMVGALSILTVLGAGRLRTRLQSMIGVMMPIAFIGGPLIGGFLTDRLSWRWTFYVNLPLGGLALLLVATLVRLRTERIRARLDLLGTGLLTAGILSLTLLASVGGTRYAWSDPRSLGLAALGVLALVGFWFAERRAEEPIIPPRLFGNANFTVAQLLSLLVGAVMLAVTTCLPQYLQSGRGSSPTAAGLLLLPLLLGMLGAQLGAGRGIGRTGRYRRYPIAGGALLTTGLLVLRLVGPGTPPLATALLATVTGIGIGLLSQSCLLITTLSAPPRDLGAASGTVTLARTLGGSLGIALLGTAYADRLQASLARQLGTAAAHRLASGSHTLAPAQLRELPPAARDAFRVAAGTGLHGMLLGATVLALLTFAVSWLVREAPSGN from the coding sequence ATGACCGAGCAGACCCGGCAGACCGAGCGCCCACCGAAGCCCGCCGCCCTCGCAGACCGCGACGACGACTCCCCCGCCGCCCGCCGCCGGCTCTACCTCGGAGCCTTCGGGCTGCTGCTCGGAATGTTCCTGGCGATGCTCGACGGACTGATCGTCGGCACCGCGCTGCCCACCATCGTCGGCCAGCTGGGCGGCCTGCAGCAGCTCTCCTGGGTGGTGACGGCGTACCTGCTCAGCAGCGCCGCGAGCACGCCGATCTGGGGCAAGCTCGGCGACCTGTACGGCCGCAAGGGCACCTTCATGGCCTCGATCGGGCTCTTCCTGCTGGGCTCGGCGCTGGCCGGACTGTCCACCGACATGACCCAGTTGATCGCCTTCCGGACCCTGCAGGGCCTGGGCGCCGGCGGGTTGATGGTCGGGGCGCTGTCGATCCTCACCGTGCTGGGCGCAGGCCGACTGCGCACCCGGCTCCAGTCGATGATCGGCGTGATGATGCCGATCGCGTTCATCGGCGGACCACTGATCGGCGGCTTCCTCACCGACCGGCTCAGCTGGCGCTGGACCTTCTACGTGAACCTGCCGCTCGGCGGCCTCGCGCTGCTGCTGGTCGCCACCCTGGTCCGGCTGCGGACCGAGCGGATCAGGGCCAGGCTCGACCTGCTCGGCACCGGGCTGCTGACCGCCGGCATCCTCAGCCTGACCCTGCTGGCCAGCGTCGGCGGCACCCGGTACGCCTGGAGCGACCCGCGCTCGCTGGGCCTGGCCGCGCTCGGCGTGCTCGCCCTGGTCGGCTTCTGGTTCGCCGAGCGGCGGGCCGAGGAGCCGATCATCCCGCCGCGGCTGTTCGGCAACGCCAACTTCACCGTCGCCCAACTGCTCAGCCTGCTCGTCGGCGCGGTGATGCTCGCCGTGACCACCTGCCTGCCGCAGTACCTGCAGTCCGGCCGCGGCAGCTCGCCCACGGCCGCCGGTCTGCTGCTGCTCCCGCTGCTGCTGGGCATGCTCGGCGCCCAGCTCGGCGCCGGCCGCGGGATCGGCCGCACCGGGCGCTACCGCCGCTACCCGATCGCCGGCGGCGCGCTGCTGACCACCGGCCTGCTGGTGCTGCGCTTGGTCGGCCCGGGCACCCCGCCCCTGGCCACCGCGCTGCTGGCCACCGTCACCGGGATCGGCATCGGCCTGCTCTCGCAGAGCTGCCTGCTGATCACCACCCTCAGCGCCCCGCCGCGCGACCTCGGGGCGGCCAGCGGGACGGTCACGCTGGCTCGCACCCTGGGCGGCTCGCTGGGCATCGCGCTCCTGGGCACCGCCTACGCCGACCGGCTGCAGGCGAGCCTGGCCCGGCAGCTGGGTACCGCCGCCGCGCACCGCCTGGCGAGCGGCTCGCACACCCTGGCGCCCGCCCAGCTGCGCGAGCTGCCGCCCGCCGCCAGGGACGCCTTCCGCGTCGCCGCCGGCACGGGCCTGCACGGCATGCTGCTCGGCGCCACCGTCCTGGCGCTGCTCACCTTCGCGGTGAGCTGGCTGGTCCGGGAGGCGCCGAGCGGCAACTGA
- a CDS encoding TetR/AcrR family transcriptional regulator, producing MAARKEAPPGSADDAKGAPASLWERLDRPAPAPRATLTAQRIATVGVAIADAEGLEAITMRRLATELGVAPMAAYRYVSGKDDLLELMVDLVHGELELPDPAVGWRETLRTIALRTRALLFAHPWLARLNSPQAMLALTPNRLAVSECALAAMAGLGLDVDTTQALARSVDLYTRGATHSEIVIQQLMASQGWNDGDELRVGLGSQMSWLMGTGRYPVLERHLVAAVRKDDPDWQFEVGLDCVLDGIAARLPG from the coding sequence GTGGCCGCTCGCAAGGAAGCCCCGCCCGGCAGCGCCGACGATGCCAAGGGGGCGCCCGCCTCCCTCTGGGAGCGCCTGGACCGCCCCGCGCCCGCGCCGCGCGCCACGCTGACCGCGCAGCGGATCGCCACCGTGGGCGTGGCCATCGCCGACGCGGAGGGGTTGGAGGCGATCACCATGCGGCGGCTGGCCACCGAGCTGGGCGTCGCTCCGATGGCGGCCTACCGCTACGTCTCCGGCAAGGACGACCTGCTGGAACTGATGGTCGACCTGGTCCACGGCGAGCTGGAGCTGCCCGACCCCGCGGTCGGCTGGCGCGAGACCCTGCGCACCATCGCGCTGCGCACCCGGGCCCTGCTGTTCGCGCACCCGTGGCTGGCCCGGCTCAACTCGCCGCAGGCGATGCTCGCGCTCACCCCGAACCGGCTGGCCGTCTCCGAGTGCGCGCTGGCCGCGATGGCCGGGCTCGGGCTGGACGTCGACACCACGCAGGCCCTGGCCCGCAGCGTCGACCTCTACACACGCGGCGCCACCCACTCCGAGATCGTGATCCAGCAGCTGATGGCCAGTCAGGGATGGAACGACGGCGATGAGTTGCGGGTCGGTCTCGGTTCACAGATGAGCTGGCTGATGGGCACCGGGCGGTACCCGGTGCTGGAGCGGCACCTGGTGGCGGCGGTCCGCAAGGACGATCCGGACTGGCAGTTCGAGGTCGGCCTCGACTGCGTGCTCGACGGCATCGCCGCCCGGCTGCCCGGCTGA
- a CDS encoding helicase-associated domain-containing protein yields MPRSPAELAERLARPASVSAVLRRLPLPCLQTAEALVALGPPTTRAELAQLLDAREGERAVGLDTALQALAGQALAWADDEGRLHCVPVLAQIWPSALGLEPPLAELLAEATSEELRAMLALLRLRVPVAKQQRLETLTEHFADRAWVASVVAGAPPGVGPLLEESSHSGVALKALAVSASGETGRAARWARERGLLVRAHHGYGPARMPAEVTLALRGPSWHAPFDPRPPEPELVEVSAAEVERETVSAATTFGAQAASVLAECAARPPVLLKTGGVGPRELSRLGKQTQCSEAVVRLVLECAFAAGLLVGAGDSAPTRAAVKGGPRRTVAPSKRAPDPESGGGLLTVTEAYDAWAARDPAGQLAELTLAWWTLPFTPTASQDRDGKSWPALISRPASPSCRHARRGVLTAAGRLPAEHGAARSAGLGRLAAWHRPLVDRLPQDSTPFALVIHEAELLGQVARGTLSPLGAALTAQSPEQPDALLDCARGLLPAAAERARLGTDLTAVVAGPPTAALAALLDAAAEREARGTASVWRFTPTSVRRALDLGRTPQALAQELAEVSAAGGGIEQLPQPLAYLITDTARRHGRIRVLEPGSVLHGSDPGLLAELAAHRKLTALRLRLLAPTVLLSAADPETTLTALRAEGYAPVAEGHDGTVQVERAPAERPAALPAQRLAPTRAARPAPSTGELRALARRLQNAPDTREPSQGEVDERTAQTAKALAVRAQQLTPSAIRRLASAIRFDQTVTIAYQSPSGDRTMRTLSELEFDPPFLYAWCHLSDGQQEFALSRIQDVLPARG; encoded by the coding sequence GTGCCCCGAAGTCCGGCCGAGCTGGCCGAGCGGCTGGCCCGCCCCGCCTCGGTCAGCGCGGTGCTGCGCCGCCTGCCGCTGCCCTGCCTGCAGACGGCGGAGGCCCTGGTCGCCCTCGGGCCCCCGACCACCCGAGCCGAGTTGGCCCAGCTGCTGGATGCCCGCGAGGGTGAGCGCGCGGTCGGCCTGGACACCGCCCTGCAGGCGTTGGCCGGCCAGGCGCTGGCCTGGGCGGACGACGAGGGCCGGCTGCACTGCGTCCCGGTGCTGGCTCAGATCTGGCCCAGCGCGCTGGGTCTGGAGCCCCCGCTGGCCGAGCTGCTGGCCGAGGCCACCTCGGAGGAGCTGCGGGCCATGCTGGCCCTGCTGCGGCTGCGGGTGCCGGTGGCCAAGCAGCAGCGCCTGGAGACGCTGACCGAGCACTTCGCCGACCGGGCCTGGGTGGCCTCGGTGGTGGCCGGGGCACCACCTGGGGTCGGGCCGCTGCTGGAGGAGAGCTCGCACTCCGGGGTGGCGCTCAAGGCGCTGGCCGTCTCGGCCTCCGGCGAGACGGGCCGGGCCGCGCGCTGGGCGCGCGAGCGCGGGCTGCTGGTCCGCGCCCACCACGGGTACGGGCCGGCCCGGATGCCCGCCGAGGTCACTCTGGCGCTGCGCGGCCCGAGTTGGCACGCCCCGTTCGACCCGCGGCCGCCCGAGCCCGAGCTGGTCGAGGTCAGCGCGGCCGAGGTGGAGCGTGAGACGGTCTCGGCCGCCACCACCTTCGGCGCCCAGGCGGCCTCGGTGCTGGCCGAGTGCGCGGCCCGGCCGCCGGTGCTGCTCAAGACCGGCGGGGTCGGGCCGCGCGAGCTGAGCCGGCTCGGCAAGCAGACCCAGTGCTCGGAGGCGGTGGTACGGCTGGTGCTGGAGTGCGCCTTCGCGGCCGGCCTGCTGGTCGGCGCGGGCGATTCGGCACCGACCAGGGCAGCCGTGAAGGGCGGACCGCGCCGGACGGTCGCCCCGAGCAAGCGCGCGCCCGATCCGGAGTCGGGCGGCGGGCTGCTCACCGTCACCGAGGCCTACGACGCCTGGGCCGCGCGGGACCCGGCCGGGCAACTCGCCGAACTGACGCTCGCCTGGTGGACGTTGCCGTTCACCCCGACCGCCTCCCAGGACCGCGACGGCAAGTCCTGGCCGGCGCTGATCAGCCGTCCGGCGAGCCCGAGTTGCCGCCACGCCAGGCGCGGCGTGCTCACCGCCGCCGGCCGGCTCCCGGCCGAGCACGGCGCGGCCCGTTCGGCGGGCCTGGGCCGCCTGGCCGCCTGGCATCGCCCGCTGGTCGATCGACTCCCGCAGGACAGCACACCGTTCGCGCTGGTCATCCACGAGGCCGAGCTGCTCGGCCAGGTGGCTCGCGGCACCCTCTCACCGCTCGGCGCCGCGCTGACCGCACAGTCGCCCGAACAGCCGGACGCGCTGCTCGACTGCGCCCGCGGCCTGCTCCCGGCAGCCGCCGAACGGGCCCGGCTCGGCACCGACTTGACCGCCGTGGTGGCCGGTCCACCGACCGCCGCGCTGGCCGCCCTGCTGGACGCGGCCGCCGAGCGGGAGGCCCGCGGCACGGCCTCGGTCTGGCGTTTCACCCCCACCAGCGTCCGCCGTGCACTGGACTTGGGGCGCACCCCGCAGGCGCTGGCGCAGGAGCTGGCCGAGGTCAGCGCCGCAGGCGGCGGTATCGAGCAACTTCCGCAGCCCCTGGCCTACTTGATCACCGACACGGCGCGCCGGCACGGCCGGATCCGGGTGTTGGAACCAGGCAGCGTGCTGCACGGCTCCGATCCAGGCCTGCTCGCCGAGCTCGCCGCGCACCGCAAGCTCACCGCGTTGCGGCTGCGGTTGCTGGCGCCGACCGTACTGCTCAGCGCCGCCGACCCGGAGACGACCTTGACCGCGCTGCGCGCCGAGGGCTACGCGCCGGTGGCGGAGGGCCATGACGGCACGGTCCAGGTCGAACGCGCCCCCGCCGAGCGCCCCGCCGCCCTGCCCGCCCAGCGCCTGGCACCGACCAGGGCGGCGCGACCTGCCCCCTCCACCGGCGAGTTGCGCGCGCTCGCCCGCCGCCTGCAGAACGCGCCGGACACCCGGGAGCCGTCGCAGGGCGAGGTGGACGAGCGGACCGCGCAGACCGCCAAGGCCCTGGCCGTGCGCGCCCAGCAGTTGACACCCTCGGCGATCCGGCGGCTGGCCAGCGCGATCCGCTTCGACCAGACGGTCACCATCGCCTACCAGAGCCCCTCGGGCGACCGCACCATGCGCACCCTCAGCGAGCTGGAGTTCGACCCGCCCTTCCTCTACGCCTGGTGCCATCTGAGCGATGGCCAGCAGGAGTTCGCGCTCTCCCGGATCCAGGACGTGCTCCCGGCCCGGGGCTGA
- a CDS encoding class I SAM-dependent methyltransferase, which yields MNEGMRTFDELVAEAENVSVAGWDFSWLDGRATEQRPSWGYQRLLGERMTHARAALDIQTGGGEVLAGASHRAPLTVATEGWPPNIAKATRLLHPLGVAVVADQDEPPLPFGDAAFDLVVSRHPVTVWWEEIARVLRPGGSYFSQQVGPASVFELVEYFLGPQPEQVRAGRHPEQARRAAEAAGLTVVDLRAESLRTEFHDVGAVIYFLRKVIWMVPGFTVDQYRDRLHELDALIRSRGPFVAHTSRFLIEARKLH from the coding sequence ATGAACGAGGGCATGCGCACGTTCGACGAACTGGTGGCCGAGGCCGAGAACGTCTCGGTGGCAGGCTGGGACTTCTCCTGGCTCGACGGCCGGGCCACCGAACAGCGGCCCTCCTGGGGCTACCAGCGGCTGCTCGGCGAGCGCATGACGCACGCCCGGGCCGCCCTCGACATCCAGACCGGTGGCGGCGAGGTGCTGGCCGGAGCCTCGCACCGGGCGCCGCTGACGGTGGCCACCGAGGGCTGGCCGCCCAACATCGCCAAGGCCACCCGGCTGCTGCACCCGCTGGGCGTCGCCGTCGTGGCGGACCAGGACGAGCCGCCGTTGCCGTTCGGGGACGCGGCCTTCGACCTGGTGGTCAGCCGACACCCGGTGACGGTGTGGTGGGAGGAGATCGCCCGGGTACTGCGGCCCGGCGGCAGCTACTTCTCCCAACAGGTCGGACCGGCCAGCGTGTTCGAGCTCGTCGAGTACTTCCTCGGCCCGCAGCCGGAGCAGGTGCGGGCTGGCCGCCACCCCGAGCAGGCCCGGCGGGCCGCCGAGGCGGCCGGGCTGACGGTGGTCGACCTTCGGGCCGAGTCGCTGCGCACCGAATTCCACGACGTGGGCGCGGTGATCTACTTCCTGCGCAAGGTGATCTGGATGGTGCCGGGCTTCACCGTCGATCAGTACCGGGACCGGCTACACGAGTTGGACGCCCTGATCCGCAGCCGGGGCCCGTTCGTGGCGCACACCTCACGCTTCCTGATCGAGGCCCGCAAGCTTCACTGA